From Apium graveolens cultivar Ventura chromosome 9, ASM990537v1, whole genome shotgun sequence, the proteins below share one genomic window:
- the LOC141685348 gene encoding uncharacterized protein LOC141685348, with the protein MYHPQPRSRGQEDTEPQGIEDSEGGKNKDKEFWVLYFDGASKTNLSGAGLVLQSPDGFLIEYAMNLDFPNTNNEVEYEAQIAGLSLAGTLRIKNLKVCGDSKLVISQVKVEFEAKDETMAKYVCLVRAVMTKFDECHVEHIPKEENTKADAFSKFA; encoded by the coding sequence atgtaccatccccaaccaagaagtcggggtCAGGAAGATACTGAACCTCAGGGTATAGAGGATAGTGAAGGAGGAAAAAATAAAGACAAGGAAttctgggttctctattttgatggagcatcaaaaacaaatttgaGTGGGGCAGGGTTAGTCTTACAAAGCCCAGATGGATTTTTAATTGAATATGCCATGAATTTAGATTTCCCAAACACAAATAATGAAGTTGAGTATGAGGCTCAAATAGCTGGTCTTAGCCTAGCAGGAACGTTGAGAATCAAAAACTTGAAAGTCTGTGGGGACTCGAAGCTGGTGATATCCCAGGTTAAGGTAGAGTTTGAGGCAAAAGATGAAACCATGGCGAAATATGTGTGCCTAGTAAGGGCCGTGATGACTAagtttgatgaatgccatgttgagcacattccaaagGAGGAAAATACTAAGGCCGATGCCTTTTCCAAATTTGCCTAA